A genomic region of Drosophila kikkawai strain 14028-0561.14 chromosome X, DkikHiC1v2, whole genome shotgun sequence contains the following coding sequences:
- the RpL37a gene encoding large ribosomal subunit protein eL37A translates to MTKGTSSFGKRHNKTHTLCRRCGRSSYHIQKSTCAQCGYPAAKLRSYNWSVKAKRRKTTGTGRMRHLKVVRRRFRNGFREGTQAKPKKAVQAGK, encoded by the exons ATG ACGAAGGGTACATCCAGCTTTGGTAAACGCCACAACAAGACGCACACCCTGTGCCGTCGCTGTGGCCGCAGCTCCTACCACATCCAGAAGTCGACGTGCGCCCAGTGCGGCTACCCAGCCGCCAAGCTGCGTTCCT ACAACTGGTCGGTGAAGGCCAAGAGGAGGAAGACCACCGGCACCGGTCGCATGCGCCACCTGAAGGTTGTGCGTCGTCGCTTCCGCAACGGATTCCGCGAGGGTACCCAGGCCAAGCCCAAGAAGGCCGTCCAGGCCGGCAAATAG
- the drd gene encoding nose resistant to fluoxetine protein 6 isoform X1 yields the protein MAKASVLFLLLLLAVANCCLALDGGAPVPDTCNLKDNCNLGDNLLSRSGQGSDHPGDVAGDKLESKIASIFEDKVNYSLKLFADEATTTILEYQTANLSELHAGPGNFTLHQLHRLEAANAHEDDQVEEDEKVYLYNIGRRFLAITQPFDPARNPDASSLCRRQMRQYLDALDNFDLWALQMHDASGKLNSGILNGNINQPGDFDQCLGIQQRMKKDNDQDQDQDDLILRGQYCLAYAQPVLPHKSKRLQSFFKLIQSHGPFKSEFNDPGHRVPRYSLINWGLCVPSGCSARDVEYSVAEYLANQTASTGISFNVRVEPQMCQVRDQRPWDRNTTWAVRFFVLILSVAILSTIYDRSTKSQPKQNAWFTAFSLDKNLRWLFSTSSAPGDIEAVHGIRFLNAIMLIFSHKSMAMFFNPYNNRTAMSESLGQPWTVIGRAASLYTDPFLLFSGMLTAYSLFGRLMKQQPIRLKNEYISRLMRIVPPLAALILFCTYVLPLWGSGPQWNLVVGHHADICKKNWWRNLLFIHNYFGFSEMCLTHTHHLGIDTELFAVAPLLILGLWRWPRRGLMTLLLLCTVGTAARYYTTIVNQLSNYIYFGTNIQRLFRTADYMYSFPPHRSTVYIMGILLGYVLRKYQNARLSSLQLRLGWLVATVCVLASLLGPAPMGDINYVYNSTHAAIYAAFAPIAWCLFFSWIVFVSHNGYTNKLTKLFAWRGFQVSTKLSYAIYLTQFPVFFFNVGRRRHIHHYYNFVSIILDTNEFISIFLASVALTVLFDAPFQNLKKLLIKRPTATVAKAAPESVEAATTKPSPSTARHAKPNPNQHPHSD from the exons ATGGCCAAGGCCAGCgtcctgttcctgctcctcctcctcgctgtGGCCAACTGCTGCCTGGCCCTCGATGGCGGTGCCCCCGTGCCGGACACTTGCAACCTAAAGGATAATTGCAATTTGGGCGATAATCTGCTCAGTCGATCGGGCCAGGGATCGGATCATCCTGGCGATGTGGCCGGGGATAAGCTGGAGAGCAAGATCGCATCGATTTTCGAGGACAAGGTGAACTACAGCCTGAAGCTCTTCGCCGACGAGGCCACCACCACAATCCTGGAGTATCAGACGGCCAATCTCAGTGAGCTGCATGCGGGGCCCGGAAATTTTACGCTCCACCAGCTGCATCGACTGGAGGCCGCCAATGCCCACGAAGACGATCAGGTGGAGGAGGATGAGAAGG TTTATTTGTACAACATCGGCAGGCGTTTTCTGGCCATCACCCAGCCATTCGATCCGGCCAGAAATCCGGATGCCTCATCGCTGTGCCGCCGCCAGATGCGCCAATACCTGGATGCCTTGGACAACTTTGATTTGTGGGCGCTGCAAA tgCACGATGCCAGTGGCAAGCTAAACTCCGGCATTTTGAATGGCAACATCAATCAGCCCGGGGACTTTGATCAGTGCTTGGGCATCCAGCAGCGGATGAAGAAGGACAACGACCAGGATCAGGATCAAGATGACCTAATACTCCGCGGCCAGTATTGTCTGGCCTATGCCCAACCAGTCCTGCCCCACAAATCGAAGCGTCTGCAGAGCTTCTTCAAGCTCATCCAATCCCATGGACCCTTCAAGAGCGAGTTCAATGAC CCCGGTCACCGAGTGCCCCGCTACTCGCTAATCAACTGGGGCCTGTGCGTGCCCTCGGGCTGCTCGGCCCGGGACGTGGAGTACAGTGTGGCAGAGTATCTGGCCAATCAGACGGCCTCCACGGGCATCAGCTTTAATGTACGCGTAGAGCCGCAGATGTGCCAGGTGAGGGATCAGCGGCCCTGGGATAGGAACACCACCTGGGCAGTGCGCTTCTTTGTGCTGATACTCTCCGTGGCCATACTGTCCACCATCTACGATCGCTCCACCAAGTCCCAGCCCAAGCAGA ATGCCTGGTTCACAGCCTTCTCGCTGGACAAGAACCTGCGCTGGCTGTTCAGCACCAGCAGTGCCCCCGGTGACATTGAGGCTGTCCATGGCATCCGCTTCCTGAATGCCATCATGCTGATCTTCTCGCACAAGTCGATGGCCATGTTCTTTAATCCCTACAACAACCGCACAGCCATGTCGGAGAGCCTGGGCCAGCCCTGGACGGTGATTGGCAGGGCTGCCTCCCTGTACACGGATCCCTTCTTGCTGTTCAGTGGCATGCTCACCGCCTACTCGCTCTTTGGACGCCTGATGAAGCAGCAGCCCATTCGGCTGAAGAACGAGTACATCAGTCGCCTGATGAGAATTGTCCCTCCCTTGGCCGCCTTGATCCTGTTCTGCACCTATGTCCTGCCCTTGTGGGGCAGTGGGCCCCAGTGGAACCTGGTGGTGGGCCATCATGCGGATATTTGCAAGAAGAACTGGTGGCGCAACCTGCTCTTCATCCACAACTACTTTGGCTTCAGCGAGATGTGCCTGACGCACACGCACCACCTGGGCATTGATACGGAGCTCTTTGCCGTGGCTCCTCTGCTGATACTGGGACTGTGGCGGTGGCCACGACGGGGACTCAtgaccctgctgctgctctgcacAGTGGGCACGGCGGCCAGATACTACACAACAATAGTGAATCAGCTTTCGAATTATATATACTTTGGCACCAA CATCCAGCGATTGTTCCGCACGGCCGACTACATGTACTCGTTCCCGCCACATCGCTCCACGGTGTACATCATGGGCATCCTGCTGGGCTATGTCCTGCGAAAGTATCAAAATGCCAGGCTGAGCAGCCTGCAGCTGAGGCTGGGCTGGCTGGTGGCCACCGTTTGTGTGCTGGCCTCGCTCCTGGGACCAGCTCCAATGGGTGACATCAACTATGTGTATAATTCCACGCATGCAGCCATCTACGCGGCCTTTGCCCCCATAGCCTGGTGCCTGTTCTTCTCCTGGATTGTGTTTGTGTCTCACAATGGTTACACGA ATAAACTAACGAAGCTGTTTGCCTGGCGCGGCTTCCAGGTGTCCACAAAGCTCTCGTACGCCATTTACCTGACGCAGTTCCCCGTGTTTTTCTTCAATGTGGGCCGAAGGCGTCATATACATCACTATTACAACTTTGTTTCGATTATA CTCGACACCAACGAGTTCATATCGATCTTCCTGGCCTCCGTGGCCCTGACGGTGCTCTTCGATGCACCCTTCCAGAATCTGAAGAAGCTGCTGATCAAGCGGCCCACGGCCACCGTGGCAAAGGCAGCTCCAGAATCAGTGGAGGCTGCGACGACGAAGCCCAGCCCTAGCACTGCCCGCCATGCGAAACCGAATCCAAATCAGCATCCGCACTCCGATTAG
- the drd gene encoding nose resistant to fluoxetine protein 6 isoform X2, with protein sequence MRQYLDALDNFDLWALQMHDASGKLNSGILNGNINQPGDFDQCLGIQQRMKKDNDQDQDQDDLILRGQYCLAYAQPVLPHKSKRLQSFFKLIQSHGPFKSEFNDPGHRVPRYSLINWGLCVPSGCSARDVEYSVAEYLANQTASTGISFNVRVEPQMCQVRDQRPWDRNTTWAVRFFVLILSVAILSTIYDRSTKSQPKQNAWFTAFSLDKNLRWLFSTSSAPGDIEAVHGIRFLNAIMLIFSHKSMAMFFNPYNNRTAMSESLGQPWTVIGRAASLYTDPFLLFSGMLTAYSLFGRLMKQQPIRLKNEYISRLMRIVPPLAALILFCTYVLPLWGSGPQWNLVVGHHADICKKNWWRNLLFIHNYFGFSEMCLTHTHHLGIDTELFAVAPLLILGLWRWPRRGLMTLLLLCTVGTAARYYTTIVNQLSNYIYFGTNIQRLFRTADYMYSFPPHRSTVYIMGILLGYVLRKYQNARLSSLQLRLGWLVATVCVLASLLGPAPMGDINYVYNSTHAAIYAAFAPIAWCLFFSWIVFVSHNGYTNKLTKLFAWRGFQVSTKLSYAIYLTQFPVFFFNVGRRRHIHHYYNFVSIILDTNEFISIFLASVALTVLFDAPFQNLKKLLIKRPTATVAKAAPESVEAATTKPSPSTARHAKPNPNQHPHSD encoded by the exons ATGCGCCAATACCTGGATGCCTTGGACAACTTTGATTTGTGGGCGCTGCAAA tgCACGATGCCAGTGGCAAGCTAAACTCCGGCATTTTGAATGGCAACATCAATCAGCCCGGGGACTTTGATCAGTGCTTGGGCATCCAGCAGCGGATGAAGAAGGACAACGACCAGGATCAGGATCAAGATGACCTAATACTCCGCGGCCAGTATTGTCTGGCCTATGCCCAACCAGTCCTGCCCCACAAATCGAAGCGTCTGCAGAGCTTCTTCAAGCTCATCCAATCCCATGGACCCTTCAAGAGCGAGTTCAATGAC CCCGGTCACCGAGTGCCCCGCTACTCGCTAATCAACTGGGGCCTGTGCGTGCCCTCGGGCTGCTCGGCCCGGGACGTGGAGTACAGTGTGGCAGAGTATCTGGCCAATCAGACGGCCTCCACGGGCATCAGCTTTAATGTACGCGTAGAGCCGCAGATGTGCCAGGTGAGGGATCAGCGGCCCTGGGATAGGAACACCACCTGGGCAGTGCGCTTCTTTGTGCTGATACTCTCCGTGGCCATACTGTCCACCATCTACGATCGCTCCACCAAGTCCCAGCCCAAGCAGA ATGCCTGGTTCACAGCCTTCTCGCTGGACAAGAACCTGCGCTGGCTGTTCAGCACCAGCAGTGCCCCCGGTGACATTGAGGCTGTCCATGGCATCCGCTTCCTGAATGCCATCATGCTGATCTTCTCGCACAAGTCGATGGCCATGTTCTTTAATCCCTACAACAACCGCACAGCCATGTCGGAGAGCCTGGGCCAGCCCTGGACGGTGATTGGCAGGGCTGCCTCCCTGTACACGGATCCCTTCTTGCTGTTCAGTGGCATGCTCACCGCCTACTCGCTCTTTGGACGCCTGATGAAGCAGCAGCCCATTCGGCTGAAGAACGAGTACATCAGTCGCCTGATGAGAATTGTCCCTCCCTTGGCCGCCTTGATCCTGTTCTGCACCTATGTCCTGCCCTTGTGGGGCAGTGGGCCCCAGTGGAACCTGGTGGTGGGCCATCATGCGGATATTTGCAAGAAGAACTGGTGGCGCAACCTGCTCTTCATCCACAACTACTTTGGCTTCAGCGAGATGTGCCTGACGCACACGCACCACCTGGGCATTGATACGGAGCTCTTTGCCGTGGCTCCTCTGCTGATACTGGGACTGTGGCGGTGGCCACGACGGGGACTCAtgaccctgctgctgctctgcacAGTGGGCACGGCGGCCAGATACTACACAACAATAGTGAATCAGCTTTCGAATTATATATACTTTGGCACCAA CATCCAGCGATTGTTCCGCACGGCCGACTACATGTACTCGTTCCCGCCACATCGCTCCACGGTGTACATCATGGGCATCCTGCTGGGCTATGTCCTGCGAAAGTATCAAAATGCCAGGCTGAGCAGCCTGCAGCTGAGGCTGGGCTGGCTGGTGGCCACCGTTTGTGTGCTGGCCTCGCTCCTGGGACCAGCTCCAATGGGTGACATCAACTATGTGTATAATTCCACGCATGCAGCCATCTACGCGGCCTTTGCCCCCATAGCCTGGTGCCTGTTCTTCTCCTGGATTGTGTTTGTGTCTCACAATGGTTACACGA ATAAACTAACGAAGCTGTTTGCCTGGCGCGGCTTCCAGGTGTCCACAAAGCTCTCGTACGCCATTTACCTGACGCAGTTCCCCGTGTTTTTCTTCAATGTGGGCCGAAGGCGTCATATACATCACTATTACAACTTTGTTTCGATTATA CTCGACACCAACGAGTTCATATCGATCTTCCTGGCCTCCGTGGCCCTGACGGTGCTCTTCGATGCACCCTTCCAGAATCTGAAGAAGCTGCTGATCAAGCGGCCCACGGCCACCGTGGCAAAGGCAGCTCCAGAATCAGTGGAGGCTGCGACGACGAAGCCCAGCCCTAGCACTGCCCGCCATGCGAAACCGAATCCAAATCAGCATCCGCACTCCGATTAG
- the Cyp4s3 gene encoding probable cytochrome P450 4s3 — protein sequence MSTLALLAFVLWALFLRYLPQILNFLRLQRFAKTLPGPSVGELIANVKKGEILNWLKELRERHGPVFRIWFGKDLMVMFSDPEDIKQLLGNNTLLFKSKNYELVEPWLGKGLLTNGGESWHRRRKLLTPGFHFRILGEFKEPMEENCRILVRRLREKANGESFDIYPYITLFALDAICETAMGIRKHAQLQSDSEYVQAVQKICRVMHKQSFSFWQRLNIFFRHTKPGKERDAALKVLHDETNRVIRLRREQLLQERAEARPEAEQDDVGGKRRLAFLDMLLLSQMEGGAELTDTDIREEVDTFMFEGHDTTSSAIAFTLSLLSKHAAIQQRAYEEVSELEGREKEPMPYLEAVIKESLRIYPSVPFFSRKVMEDLPVGKLTVPKGASISCLIYMLHRDPANFPDPERFDPERFLLNEKQMHPFAFAAFSAGPRNCIGQKFAMLELKTSLSMLLRSYRFLPDEDYQPQPLAELVMKSGNGIRVRIVPRDQEVSSA from the exons ATGAGCACCCTGGCATTGCTGGCCTTTGTCCTTTGGGCCTTGTTTCTGCGCTATTTGCCGCAGATCCTGAACTTTTTGCGTCTACAAAGATTCGCCAAGACGCTGCCAGGACCTTCGGTGGGCGAGTTGATAGCGAATGTGAAGAAGGGGG AGATCCTCAATTGGCTGAAGGAGCTGAGGGAGCGACATGGCCCTGTTTTTCGCATTTGGTTCGGCAAGGACCTCATGGTAATGTTCAGCGATCCGGAGGACATCAAACAGCTGCTGGGCAACAACACGCTGCTGTTCAAGTCCAAAAACTATGAACTCGTAGAGCCCTGGCTGGGCAAGGGTCTGCTTACCAATGGCGGTGAGTCCTGGCATCGTCGTCGCAAGCTCCTCACGCCGGGCTTCCATTTCCGCATCCTTGGCGAGTTCAAGGAGCCCATGGAGGAGAACTGTCGCATCCTAGTGCGCCGCCTCCGGGAGAAGGCCAACGGTGAGTCCTTCGacatttatccgtacatcacCCTGTTCGCCCTGGATGCCATCTGTGAGACGGCCATGGGCATAAGGAAGCATGCCCAGCTGCAGAGCGATTCCGAGTATGTTCAGGCAGTGCAAAA GATCTGCCGGGTGATGCACAAGCAGAGCTTCTCGTTTTGGCAGCGCCTAAACATCTTCTTCCGCCACACCAAGCCGGGCAAGGAGCGCGATGCCGCCCTGAAGGTGCTCCACGACGAGACGAACCGCGTGATCCGCCTGCGCAGGGAGCAGCTACTCCAGGAGCGGGCCGAAGCCCGGCCCGAGGCCGAGCAGGACGATGTGGGCGGCAAGCGGCGATTGGCCTTCCTGGACATGCTTCTCCTCAGCCAAATGGAGGGCGGCGCCGAGCTAACCGACACCGACATCCGCGAGGAGGTCGATACCTTCATGTTCGAGGGCCACGACACCACCAGCTCGGCCATTGCCTTCACCCTCAGTCTGCTGTCCAAGCACGCGGCCATCCAGCAACGGGCATACGAGGAAGTCTCCGAGCTGGAGGGCAGGGAGAAGGAACCGATGCCGTATTTGGAGGCGGTGATCAAGGAGTCGCTGCGAATCTATCCCTCGGTGCCGTTCTTTTCGCGCAAGGTCATGGAGGATCTGCCCGTGGGCAAGCTGACGGTGCCCAAGGGCGCCTCGATCTCGTGCCTCATTTATATGCTGCATCGGGATCCCGCCAACTTTCCCGATCCGGAACGCTTCGATCCCGAGCGTTTCCTGCTCAACGAGAAGCAAATGCATCCGTTTGCCTTTGCCGCCTTCAGTGCGGGTCCCAGGAATTGCATAG GCCAAAAGTTCGCCATGCTGGAACTGAAGACCTCTTTGTCGATGCTGCTGCGCAGCTATCGCTTCCTGCCAGACGAGGATTATCAGCCCCAGCCTTTGGCCGAGTTGGTGATGAAGAGTGGCAACGGGATTAGAGTTCGGATTGTGCCACGCGACCAGGAGGTCAGCTCAGcataa